The genomic segment ACCGAAGCCCGCTCACGGCCTCAGTGCTCCGCCGGCTCCCGGCCTGCGGCAGGATGGACGCCACCTGGTACGCACGCGTCATTCGCGTACGCACTGAAGACAACCGCTGGAGACGCCCGGTGAGTTCCCCAGATCCGCAGGTTCGCGCAGCGCGAAACCCGACCGAAGCCCCGCCCGAGATCAACCCCCGCACATCCGCCGAACCCTCCGGGCCCCGCTCCAGGAAGCGGGGCCCCGTCGTCGCGGTCACCGGAGCCGCGACCGGTGTCGGCGATCTGCTCACCGCCCGCCTCGCGGCCTCCGAGGAGATCAAGCGGGTCATCGCCATCGACGAGCGCCGCGGTGAGGTCGCCGACGCGACGTGGCACATCCTGGACGTGCGCGACCCCGCCATCGTGGAGAAGCTCCGCGGCGCCGACGTCGTCGTCCACCTGGCACTCGACCTCGGCCTCGACACCGATCCGGCGACCCGGACCGCGTACAACGTCCGCGGCACCCAGACCGTGCTGACCGCCGCCGCTGCCGTCGGCGTCCACCGGGTCGTGCTGTGCACCTCCGCCATGGTGTACGGGGCGCTGCCCGACAACGACATCCCGCTCTCCGAGGACGCGGAACTGCGCGCCACCGCCGAGGCCACCGGGGTCGGCGACCTCCTGGAGATCGAACGGCTCGGCCGCCGGGCCCCGCGTGCCCACCCCGGTCTGCACGTCACCGTGGTCCGTCCCACCGTCCTCGTCGGCGGCACGGACACGGCCCTGACGAGGTACTTCGAGTCACCGCGCCTGCTCGTGGTCGCCGGATCGCGCCCCACCTGGCAGTTCTGCCATGTCGACGATCTGGTCACCGCTCTTGAGTACGCGGCGCTGGAGAAGATCGACGGTGAGTTCGCGGTCGGCTGCGACGGCTGGCTGGAGCAGGAGGAGGTCGAGGAGCTGAGCGGGGTCCGCCGGATGGAACTGCCGTCGGCCGTCGCCCTCGGCGCCGCCGCCCGGCTGCACCGGATCGGTCTCACCCCGTCCCCGGCCGGGGACCTCGCGTACACCATGCATCCCTGGGTGGTCAGTGTGAGCCGGCTGCACGACGCGGGCTGGCGTCCCCGGTGGACCAACGAGGAAGTGCTCGGCGCGCTCCTCGAAGAGGTCGAGGGCCGGCACACGGTCGCCGGGCGCCGCCTCGGCCGCAAGGACGCCACCGCCGCGGGCGCCGCGGGCGCGACCGTCGCCCTGCTCGGTACGGCGGCCCTGGTGCGCAGGGCCCGCAAGGCGCGCCGGCGCATCTGACCGCGTCGTCGCGCGCGGTGTGCCTCGCCGGTCTGACAGGCGATTCCGGGGATGCCGGCGGGGTGCGGCACGATGGGGCGCATGGCAGACATCCACGACCACCCCGGCGAGCAGGCGGCACAGGACCCGATCCGGCTGCTCGCGATCCGCGACACGGCGCTGTCGGTCGACGAGGTCTTCCGTGCCGTCGGCGACGCCGCGGCGGGGGGGACCGCTCTCTTCGTCGGCACGGTGCGCAACCACGACAGCGGGCAGGACGTCGACGCGCTCGGCTATTCGTGTCACCCGTCGGCGGAGGACGAGTTGCGCCGGGTGGCCGAGAAGGTCGTCGCGGAGTTCCCGGTCCGCGCCCTGGCGGCCGTCCACCGTGTGGGTGAACTGGAGGTGGGGGACACAGCGGTGGTCGTGGCCGTCTCCTGTCCGCACCGGGGCGACGCCTTCGCCGCCTGCCGGAAGCTGATCGACGACCTCAAGCACGAGGTCCCGATCTGGAAGCACCAACGATTCTCCGACGGTACGGAGGAATGGGTCGGCGCCTGCTGAGCGCGGACCCGGCCGAGCGGGTCGGTGCTCGCCGAGCGCAAACCTGACCA from the Streptomyces sp. AM 4-1-1 genome contains:
- a CDS encoding SDR family oxidoreductase gives rise to the protein MSSPDPQVRAARNPTEAPPEINPRTSAEPSGPRSRKRGPVVAVTGAATGVGDLLTARLAASEEIKRVIAIDERRGEVADATWHILDVRDPAIVEKLRGADVVVHLALDLGLDTDPATRTAYNVRGTQTVLTAAAAVGVHRVVLCTSAMVYGALPDNDIPLSEDAELRATAEATGVGDLLEIERLGRRAPRAHPGLHVTVVRPTVLVGGTDTALTRYFESPRLLVVAGSRPTWQFCHVDDLVTALEYAALEKIDGEFAVGCDGWLEQEEVEELSGVRRMELPSAVALGAAARLHRIGLTPSPAGDLAYTMHPWVVSVSRLHDAGWRPRWTNEEVLGALLEEVEGRHTVAGRRLGRKDATAAGAAGATVALLGTAALVRRARKARRRI
- a CDS encoding molybdenum cofactor biosynthesis protein MoaE encodes the protein MADIHDHPGEQAAQDPIRLLAIRDTALSVDEVFRAVGDAAAGGTALFVGTVRNHDSGQDVDALGYSCHPSAEDELRRVAEKVVAEFPVRALAAVHRVGELEVGDTAVVVAVSCPHRGDAFAACRKLIDDLKHEVPIWKHQRFSDGTEEWVGAC